In Flavobacterium sp. CS20, a single window of DNA contains:
- a CDS encoding 6-carboxytetrahydropterin synthase has product MKVTVHRKAHFNSAHRLYRKDWTDEKNDAVFGKCSNPHFHGHNYELVVSVTGEVNPETGYVIDIKELKDLIKSEVEDEFDHKNLNEQVEVFKTLNPTAENIVVVIWQKLRKRLDKHLELSVTLYETSRNFVTYKG; this is encoded by the coding sequence ATGAAAGTTACGGTTCACAGAAAAGCACATTTTAACAGCGCCCATCGTTTGTATCGAAAAGATTGGACAGATGAGAAAAATGATGCCGTTTTTGGGAAATGCAGTAACCCACATTTTCACGGTCACAACTATGAATTAGTGGTTTCTGTGACAGGTGAAGTTAACCCTGAGACGGGTTATGTTATTGACATAAAAGAGCTTAAAGATTTAATCAAATCTGAAGTTGAAGACGAATTTGACCACAAAAATCTCAACGAGCAAGTTGAGGTTTTTAAAACATTAAATCCTACGGCAGAAAATATCGTGGTAGTGATATGGCAAAAGTTGAGAAAACGTTTAGATAAGCATCTCGAACTGAGCGTGACTTTATACGAAACGTCAAGAAATTTTGTAACCTATAAAGGCTAA